Genomic window (Methyloprofundus sp.):
ACTAAATATAAAGAATCATTTTTTCTGCCGTATAAAAACCGAAATCAAAAATAATAGCGCACTGGCAATAATGATTAACGGGCCTGCTGGAACGCCAGAAATGGCATAAGCTATAACACCTAGAACACAGGCAAGTCCTCCAGCAATAGTGCTGATAACGGTATATTGGGATAAATTGCTGCTGATGTTTTTGGCGGTACAGGCTGGAATTGCCAATAATGCCGCCGTCATTAATCCGCCGACGATTCGTACACCCAATGCGACTGTTACAGCGATACAGATCAAATATAAAGCATTGTTCAGCTTAAGGTTCACCCCGCTGGTCTGTGCCAAGTCACTGGAGATACTGGCTAGCACCATGCTGGAATAAATCTTTTTTACCGTAAAAAACAGTGCTATTGAAATAATAACTGTGAGCAGAACCGTCATTGAAGTTATCTGGGACACGTCACCCAGTAAAGCGATATCGATTTCATCTTTTGGCAGAAACAGAAAAGCGATAGCCAGTGAGGCTGAAAAAACTACAGCAGTCAGTGCTTCAAGATGCAACCTGGTTTTCTGTTCTAACAGCCATATCAGCAATACACCAAATGCAAGAAATAACACGGCTCCTATTGAAACATCAAAATCATATAGCAGTGCCAAGGCAATACCAGGCAATGTAAGATGACCCAGCGCCCCGCCCATTAAAGCCATCCGTTTAGACAGCATCAAGGATCCTAAATAACCAGCAATGGCACCAATCGTTCCGCTCATAATCAGTGCAAGCAATATTTGTGTATCCATGACCTTCACCTATGCTGATGTTTGTAAAATTTGATGCCAGTACCATAAAGTGTTTTAAGCTGTTCGAGCGTAAGCACTTCATCAGGTGTCCCCATACACATTTGCTGTTTGTTCAGGCAGATGACCTGGGTTGCATACTCCCAAACGATATTCAAATCATGGGTGACCAGTAAAATAGTCAGGTTCTGATTTTGCCAGAATTTATGCAGCAAACTGTAAATAGTTTCTTCGCCGCCAAGATCAATGCCCGAAGTAGGTTCATCCAAAATTAGCACATCGGGATTATCAAGCAGTGCCCAGCCAATCAGCATACGTTGAAACTGTCCAGTTGAAAGCTCGCTGAATTGATGGCTTAACAGGCTTTCATCTAGTCCAACTTCAGCAATCATCGACTTAATGACATTTGAATCTGACGATTTAAAAGCATAAAACTCCTTAATGTTCAATGGAGGAAGGTTTTGCCTCTGAAGAAATTCTTGCGGAGGGAGATAACTGATTTTTTGTGCATTCCAGGAAACTGATCCCTGATAGGGCAGCAAATTTTGCAATGCTCTAAGCAAAGT
Coding sequences:
- a CDS encoding zinc transport system permease protein yields the protein MDTQILLALIMSGTIGAIAGYLGSLMLSKRMALMGGALGHLTLPGIALALLYDFDVSIGAVLFLAFGVLLIWLLEQKTRLHLEALTAVVFSASLAIAFLFLPKDEIDIALLGDVSQITSMTVLLTVIISIALFFTVKKIYSSMVLASISSDLAQTSGVNLKLNNALYLICIAVTVALGVRIVGGLMTAALLAIPACTAKNISSNLSQYTVISTIAGGLACVLGVIAYAISGVPAGPLIIIASALLFLISVFIRQKK
- a CDS encoding zinc transport system ATP-binding protein is translated as MANEKEVLIVQNLQVAYEDQQIISDLSFTVNQRDILIFLGPNGAGKTTLLRALQNLLPYQGSVSWNAQKISYLPPQEFLQRQNLPPLNIKEFYAFKSSDSNVIKSMIAEVGLDESLLSHQFSELSTGQFQRMLIGWALLDNPDVLILDEPTSGIDLGGEETIYSLLHKFWQNQNLTILLVTHDLNIVWEYATQVICLNKQQMCMGTPDEVLTLEQLKTLYGTGIKFYKHQHR